Proteins co-encoded in one Nicotiana sylvestris chromosome 7, ASM39365v2, whole genome shotgun sequence genomic window:
- the LOC138873694 gene encoding uncharacterized protein, translated as MALEIKILQLEIYGDSKLIINQLLGSYEVKKEDLLSYHEYASGLLEKFDRVFLNHVPREENRKVDALANLATTMALAENESTKGKLPEDSRQRTDIKLRAPRFIFYKGTLFRRSFEGLFLRCLNKEEAFQAMEEAHSSSCGAHQSGPKLHFHIKRMGYYWATMVKDCIDHAKRCQVCQFHANYIHQPPEPLHPTVASWTFDAWGLDVVGPLPKSSKGHINSPTVRATNSIIVDSNPKGLTSEENAQLCLVELEALDDKGLEAQQKLECYQARLARAFNKKVRPRSFQVGDLVLAVRRPIILNKRIGDKFTSKWDGPYVLKETYSSGAYKIVNKDGLRVGPMNGKFLKQYFP; from the exons ATGGCATTAGAAATAAAGATTCTACAGTTGGAGATCTACGGCGACTCTAAGCTGATCATCAACCAACTTTTGGGGAGTTACGAGGTAAAGAAGGAAGATCTATTGTCATACCATGAATACGCTTCTGGTTTACTGGAAAAATTCGACCGAGTGTTCTTAAACCACGTCCCAAGAGAAGAAAATCGCAAGGTTGATGCTTTGGCTAACTTGGCCACGACGATGGCACTTGCAGAGAATGAGTCAACAAAG GGAAAGTTACCTGAAGATTCGCGACAAAGAACAGACATCAAACTAAGAGCACCACGATTCATCTTCTATAAGGGGACATTGTTTCGCCGCTCTTTTGAAGGACTATTCTTGCGATGTCTTAACAAAGAAGAAGCCTTCCAAGCGATGGAGGAAGCACATTCTAGCTCATGTGGAGCACACCAATCTGGTCCCAAGCTCCATTTTCACATCAAGAGGATGGGCTACTACTGGGCGACAATGGTGAAGGATTgcatagatcatgccaaaagatgTCAAGTGTGTCAATTTCATGCCAACTACATCCACCAACCTCCAGAGCCTCTTCACCCAACTGTAGCTTCATGGACTTTTGATGCATGGGGACttgatgttgttggaccacttcCAAAGTCATCAAAGGGACATAT AAACAGTCCTACCGTTAGAGCAACAAATTCCATCATTGTGGATAGCAATCCAAAAGGACTCACGTCCGAAGAGAATGCTCAACTTTGCTTAGTAGAGTTAGAGGCATTGGATGATAAAGGATTGGAAGCGCAACAAAAATTGGAATGCTATCAAGCTCGACTagctagagccttcaacaagaaagtgcggccacGATCATTCCAAGTGGGAGACTTAGTCCTAGCAGTTCGACGACCTATAATCCTCAACAAACGCATAGGTGACAAGTTTACCTCAAAATGGGATGGTCCATATGTTCTGAAAGAAACCTATTCAAGTGGCGCATACAAAATTGTCAATAAGGATGGTCTCAGAGTTGGTCCGATGAATGGAAAATTTCTGAAGCAGTACTTTCCATGA